In Miscanthus floridulus cultivar M001 chromosome 5, ASM1932011v1, whole genome shotgun sequence, one genomic interval encodes:
- the LOC136450244 gene encoding probable plastid-lipid-associated protein 14, chloroplastic — protein MPLLAAAAAVAACPSPIVLTRPLCRIEAHPRRRRRFRLEASSSASASAPAPAAADEGGGAGPCPVVRFDMSDFTVADRVNVGLHGRSDETIFEATVCDPSSELYGSTVVLRQLKSLQAKRRGRRALEVLKKLARRQMMYHSYALQVHGYIAPCNAVEEEDVPLVLVHGYHGSHSLRHWLQLSDWLPTLEATLALDEEQVRRVGDDSVGGPAVTRQLRLIRILMRDLLIGVNYLHSHGLAHTELRLENVHVSPIDKHVKVGILGNAADFHDNDPSSSTVASNNDRRKMMIAFDMRCVGFIMAKMVLRELMDSSTFFKFKSFMTKGNDPSCLREFLLPTLCQNSTSGNIGLQMLDRQWGAGWNLLALLLATKPEKRISCVDALRHPFLCGPKWRISPSVNLIRWSLGSTAVRMAEDYIYGHHQRRRLAYFVELMEVLNPNLRTQNWLHLLPGRWRLLYCTGRHIGLTLRQPSPRVLISDVYLTVSSESVDPLFSLTSDTGFRIMPESNWPHDKSGTEGVLSVTTSARIAAGRIYIKEHDSEEIRVTSSRSSRRYLHGKWGKVSQMKELPSSLPTVSIAAMDEIDVSMSCDSSLNVNSAQNVLQEIRTQTPPEMFDLSKIVCGTYIDARLMILRGVNGSALLFTRANPTSDP, from the exons ATGCCTCTCTTGGCGGCTGCCGCGGCCGTTGCCGCCTGTCCTTCCCCGATCGTCCTCACCCGCCCTCTGTGCCGTATCGAGGCGCATCCGCGGCGCCGGCGGAGGTTCCGGTTGGAGGCAAGCTCATCGGCGTCCGCGTCAGCTCCCGCGCCGGCCGCGGCGGATGAGGGAGGCGGAGCGGGGCCGTGCCCCGTGGTCAGGTTCGACATGTCCGACTTCACCGTCGCCGACCGCGTCAACGTCGGGCTCCATGGACGG TCGGATGAGACGATCTTCGAGGCCACGGTGTGCGATCCGAGCAG CGAGCTGTATGGGTCAACGGTGGTGCTGCGGCAGCTGAAGAGTTTGCAGGCGAAGCGCAGGGGGCGTCGCGCTCTCGAG GTGCTGAAGAAGCTGGCTCGTCGCCAAATGATGTACCACTCCTACGCTCTTCAGGTCCATGGTTACATTGCTCCGTGCAATGccgtggaggaggaagatgtccCGTTAGTATTGGTTCATGGG TATCATGGGAGTCATTCCCTGCGTCACTGGTTGCAACTCTCAGATTGGCTCCCAACCTTAGAAGCAACATTAGCATTGGACGAAGAACAAGTCAGGAGGGTAGGAGATGACTCTGTTGGAGGACCAGCTGTAACTCGACAGCTGCGTCTAATCAGGATATTGATGAGAGACCTTTTGATTGGT GTAAATTATCTACACAGCCATGGGCTGGCACATACTGAGCTTAGATTAGAGAACGTTCACGTGAGCCCAATAGACAAGCATGTTAAA gtcGGTATTCTTGGAAATGCTGCTGATTTTCATGACAATGATCCTAGCAGTAGTACAGTAGCAAGTAACAATGACAGGCGGAAAATGATGATAGCCTTTGATATGAG ATGTGTTGGCTTCATCATGGCAAAGATGGTTTTGAGAGAGCTAATGGATTCTTCAACTTTCTTTAAATTCAAATCATTCATGACAAAG GGAAATGACCCATCCTGTTTGCGTGAGTTCCTACTACCAACTCTCTGCCAAAATTCTACATCTGGGAATATTGGTTTGCAG ATGCTAGATAGGCAGTGGGGTGCTGGTTGGAATCTTTTAGCCTTATTGCTGGCAACAAAACCGGAGAAAAGGATAAG TTGTGTTGATGCATTGCGGCACCCATTCCTTTGTGGGCCAAAATGGCGTATAAGTCCATCAGTGAATCTCATACGTTGGAGCTTGGGATCAACTGCTGTCCGCATGGCTGAAGATTATATCTATGGACATCATCAG CGTAGACGTTTAGCATATTTTGTTGAATTGATGGAGGTTCTAAACCCTAACTTAAGAACACAG AATTGGCTTCACCTCCTACCTGGTCGTTGGCGCCTCTTGTACTGCACTGGAAGACACATTGGCCTAACACTTCGTCAGCCTTCCCCTAGAGTCCTCATCAGTGATGTGTACCTTACAGTTAGTTCAGAGTCAGTCGATCCACTcttctctctgacctcagatacTGGTTTCAGAATTATGCCAGAATCTAATTGGCCTCACGACAAATCTGGCACTGAAGGAGTTTTGTCTGTCACCACATCAGCAAGGATAGCTGCTGGGAGGATTTATATTAAGGAACATGACAGTGAAGAGATTAGGGTCACATCTTCTAGATCTTCTAGGAGATATCTTCATGGTAAATGGGGAAAAGTTTCACAAATGAAGGAGCTTCCATCTAGTCTCCCTACTGTAAGCATTGCTGCTATGGATGAAATCGACGTATCGATGAGCTGCGACTCGAGCTTGAATGTCAATTCTGCACAAAACGTACTGCAAGAGATCCGTACACAGACCCCACCGGAAATGTTTGATTTGTCAAAGATTGTTTGTGGGACATACATTGATGCGAGGTTGATGATTCTCCGTGGTGTTAACGGGTCGGCTCTGCTCTTCACTAGGGCAAATCCAACGAGTGACCCCTGA